The following are from one region of the Nicotiana tabacum cultivar K326 chromosome 3, ASM71507v2, whole genome shotgun sequence genome:
- the LOC107765174 gene encoding uncharacterized protein LOC107765174, with amino-acid sequence MRKLKAHEQKLLKKVDFLQWKREGGHREPNVMRRYHVTGRDDYKKYSGLCRMAQKLVNILKQMDPRDPYRIEMTDALLEKLYNMGVITTRKSLAVCENLSVSSFCRRRLSTILVRLKFAEHMKEAVTYIEQGHIRVGPDTVTDPAFLVTRNMEDFITWVDTSKIRRKVLEYNEKLDDYDAMN; translated from the exons ATGAGGAAGCTAAAAGCTCATGAACAGAAGCTCCTAAAGAAGGTGGACTTTCTACAATGGAAGAGAGAAGGAGGTCACAGAGAACCTAATGTCATGCGTCGCTACCACGTTACTGGCCGAGACGACTACAAAAA GTACTCGGGTTTATGCAGAATGGCGCAGAAGCTGGTGAATATACTGAAGCAGATGGACCCAAGAGATCCTTATCGGATTGAGATGACTGACGCCCTTCTAGAAAAACT GTATAACATGGGTGTAATAACTACGAGGAAAAGCTTAGCTGTGTGCGAGAACTTATCAGTTTCATCCTTCTGCCG GCGTAGGCTCTCCACTATCTTGGTGCGGCTGAAGTTTGCCGAGCACATGAAGGAAGCAGTGACTTATATAGAACAGGGTCATATTCGAGTTGGACCCGATACAGTTACTGATCCAGCATTTCTTGTGACAAGAAATATGGAGGACTTCATCACGTGGGTAGATACATCCAAGATTAGGAGAAAGGTCTTGGAGTACAACGAGAAGTTAGATGACTATGATGCAATGAATTGA